A single region of the Halorubrum depositum genome encodes:
- a CDS encoding DUF255 domain-containing protein: protein MTDETHVEWRDWGPEAFAEADERECPVLLSLSATWCEGCHEMDAVTYAEPRIAANVNEGFVPVRVDVDRRPRVRERYNMGGFPTTAFLTPDGELLTGAGYLDVDGMRQVLESVRQMWADKGRSAGRVPRALDADLPPRGELTDAIESHLAGQIEVKYDEEHAGWGNDAKFPLPRTVEFALKRDRDRALRTLDAVRDHLADDVAGGFFRFAGTRDWGDVAYEKPIDTNAAVTRAFANAYLYTGDEAYLTPATDAVAFLTDDLWTGYGVGGSLGPGLGRAYYAAPADDRAELDPPRRDLTVFAGGNALAADALLAVAAYTDDERAREYADRILDGLERDLIDADSGEVTRYRGSDEVGESDLLDDVARVVSAYVRAAGVLGEGAEIARAVADRAIDRLHVDGSFVDGPRSGSGLLDRPFRPLDGNVEMATALLDLAALTGEDRYREVARETAASFAGATERLGVQVAGYGSLVGRLLRGTTVVAVGDELGSDLHRAAWRVADHEKVVAPNAHAEGSPAPRSVPAGSAVVIAGDAVSEPAETPDELMRRVAETAE, encoded by the coding sequence ATGACCGACGAGACGCACGTCGAGTGGCGCGACTGGGGGCCCGAGGCGTTCGCCGAGGCCGACGAGCGGGAGTGCCCGGTGCTCCTCTCTCTGTCCGCCACGTGGTGCGAGGGCTGTCACGAGATGGACGCCGTCACGTACGCCGAGCCCCGGATCGCCGCCAACGTCAACGAGGGGTTCGTCCCGGTCCGCGTCGACGTCGACCGCCGCCCGCGCGTGCGGGAACGGTACAACATGGGCGGGTTCCCGACCACGGCGTTCCTCACGCCCGACGGCGAGCTGCTCACCGGCGCGGGCTACCTCGACGTCGACGGGATGCGACAGGTGCTCGAGTCCGTCCGCCAGATGTGGGCCGACAAGGGGCGCTCGGCCGGGCGGGTCCCCCGCGCGCTCGACGCGGACCTCCCGCCGCGCGGGGAGCTGACCGACGCGATCGAGAGCCATCTCGCCGGGCAGATCGAGGTCAAGTACGACGAGGAGCACGCCGGCTGGGGGAATGACGCGAAGTTCCCGCTCCCCCGCACCGTCGAGTTCGCGCTGAAGCGCGACCGCGACCGCGCACTCCGGACGCTCGACGCGGTGCGCGACCACCTCGCCGACGACGTCGCCGGCGGCTTCTTCCGGTTCGCGGGGACCCGCGACTGGGGCGACGTCGCCTACGAGAAGCCGATCGACACGAACGCGGCGGTCACCCGCGCGTTCGCGAACGCCTACCTCTACACCGGCGACGAGGCGTACCTGACGCCCGCGACCGACGCGGTCGCGTTCCTCACCGACGACCTCTGGACCGGATACGGCGTCGGCGGCAGCCTCGGCCCCGGACTGGGACGGGCCTACTACGCCGCGCCCGCCGACGACCGCGCGGAGCTCGACCCGCCCCGCCGCGACCTCACCGTCTTCGCGGGCGGGAACGCGCTCGCGGCCGACGCGCTGCTCGCGGTCGCCGCCTACACCGACGACGAGCGCGCCCGCGAGTACGCCGACCGGATCCTCGACGGCCTCGAACGCGACCTGATCGACGCCGACTCCGGCGAGGTGACTCGCTACCGCGGCAGCGACGAGGTCGGCGAGTCGGACCTGCTCGACGACGTCGCCCGCGTCGTGAGCGCGTACGTGCGGGCCGCCGGCGTCCTCGGCGAGGGCGCCGAGATCGCCCGCGCGGTCGCGGACCGGGCGATCGACCGGCTCCACGTCGACGGCTCCTTCGTGGACGGGCCGCGATCGGGGTCGGGACTGCTCGACCGCCCGTTCCGCCCGCTCGACGGCAACGTCGAGATGGCGACGGCGCTGCTCGACCTGGCGGCGCTGACCGGCGAGGACCGCTACCGCGAGGTCGCCCGCGAGACCGCGGCGTCGTTCGCGGGCGCCACGGAGCGGCTCGGCGTGCAGGTCGCCGGCTACGGGAGCCTCGTCGGGCGGCTCCTCCGCGGCACCACCGTCGTCGCGGTCGGCGACGAGCTGGGCAGCGACCTCCACCGCGCGGCGTGGCGGGTCGCGGACCATGAAAAGGTCGTCGCCCCGAACGCCCATGCGGAGGGGTCGCCGGCGCCGCGGTCGGTCCCCGCCGGGTCGGCGGTCGTGATCGCCGGCGACGCGGTCTCCGAGCCCGCGGAAACGCCGGACGAGTTGATGCGGCGGGTCGCCGAGACCGCGGAGTAG
- a CDS encoding asparaginase, giving the protein MTNTEPTTERGARDGKRTATDGGAKPRVAVVACGGTIASEPDDGGAAPAKTGDDLVAAVPGVERYATVSAREVCSQPGFDVRWRDVLATAAAARDAVAEGADGVVVTHGTDTLADTAFALDLLTDLDAPVVVTGAQRRLDEASSDAPANLTLAVRAAADDRFAPGVHVAFDDELHAARDAVKGHSNALSTMASPGTGPVATFTRAGSRLVREPRRGVDVDPLADAIEGAERVPEVPVVHSGTGVGAGAVERAVDAGVGGLVIEGTGLGNATAAIGDAVADALPETPVVVAGRPPAGPTEPVYGTPGGAVTLAEHGATFAGPLPASKARVALALGLAAGLDRDEGDAEGDALAALFRAPGGIESPR; this is encoded by the coding sequence ATGACGAACACCGAGCCGACGACGGAGCGCGGGGCGCGCGACGGGAAACGGACCGCGACCGACGGCGGGGCGAAACCGCGCGTCGCCGTCGTCGCCTGCGGCGGTACCATCGCGTCCGAGCCGGACGACGGCGGCGCGGCGCCGGCGAAGACCGGCGACGACCTCGTCGCGGCGGTCCCGGGCGTCGAGCGGTACGCGACCGTGAGCGCCCGCGAGGTCTGCTCGCAGCCCGGGTTCGACGTGCGGTGGCGCGACGTGCTCGCGACCGCCGCCGCGGCGCGCGACGCGGTCGCCGAGGGGGCCGACGGCGTCGTCGTCACCCACGGCACCGACACGCTGGCCGACACCGCGTTCGCACTCGATCTGCTCACCGATCTCGACGCGCCGGTCGTCGTCACGGGGGCCCAGCGCCGGCTCGACGAGGCCTCCAGCGACGCGCCGGCGAACCTGACGCTCGCGGTCCGGGCCGCCGCGGACGACCGGTTCGCGCCGGGGGTCCACGTCGCGTTCGACGACGAGCTCCACGCCGCCCGCGACGCCGTCAAGGGCCACAGCAACGCGCTCTCGACGATGGCCTCGCCGGGGACCGGCCCGGTCGCGACGTTCACCCGCGCCGGGTCGCGGCTCGTCCGCGAGCCGCGGCGCGGGGTCGACGTCGACCCGCTCGCGGACGCGATCGAGGGCGCGGAGCGGGTCCCGGAGGTGCCCGTGGTCCACTCCGGGACCGGCGTCGGCGCGGGCGCGGTCGAGCGCGCCGTGGACGCCGGCGTCGGCGGACTCGTGATCGAGGGGACCGGCCTCGGCAACGCGACCGCCGCGATCGGCGACGCGGTGGCCGACGCCCTCCCGGAAACGCCCGTCGTCGTCGCCGGACGGCCCCCGGCGGGCCCGACCGAGCCGGTGTACGGCACGCCCGGCGGCGCGGTCACGCTGGCGGAGCACGGGGCGACGTTCGCCGGCCCGCTCCCGGCGTCGAAGGCGCGGGTCGCGCTCGCGCTCGGGCTCGCTGCCGGCCTCGACCGCGACGAGGGAGACGCCGAGGGCGACGCCCTCGCCGCCCTGTTCCGGGCTCCGGGAGGGATTGAGAGCCCGAGATAA
- a CDS encoding carbohydrate kinase family protein, with protein MSGDGRDRDRETDGDGATIGDGTEDWEEEVAEWDEEVSEWESADTESADASEPVDEDPDLSPEESSRAPKVVTAGHINWDVTIHVDRLPEPDGETRIERLEQSGGGSAANVAVGLVDLGGQSVVYGSVGGDESGALALRELASAGVDPGQVLVDADEPTSVKYVIVDGGGELLMLANDGANESFTAAGLDRDTLAAADHLHLTGQQPATAAALATAAGEAGATRSFDPGRRVGDREFEAALHAADVLFLNAREADALADSTDIDPWEPDDRVVAIKLGDEGATIRTPHGDVSHPGFDVDPVDTAGAGDAFAAGFLGAALREPEVVDGGFSHDPRDYQVPLLVGNACGAIAAETVTARANLSWDRVREAMGESPESDLLIEVRV; from the coding sequence ATGAGCGGGGACGGGAGGGACAGAGACCGGGAGACGGACGGGGACGGAGCAACGATCGGGGACGGGACCGAGGACTGGGAGGAGGAGGTCGCGGAGTGGGACGAGGAGGTGTCCGAGTGGGAGTCGGCGGATACCGAATCCGCCGACGCCTCCGAGCCCGTCGACGAGGACCCCGACCTCTCGCCCGAGGAGTCGAGCCGCGCGCCGAAGGTGGTCACCGCGGGCCACATCAACTGGGACGTGACGATCCACGTCGACCGGCTGCCGGAGCCCGACGGCGAGACGCGGATCGAGCGGCTCGAGCAGTCCGGCGGCGGCAGCGCCGCGAACGTCGCGGTCGGCCTCGTCGACCTCGGCGGCCAGTCCGTCGTCTACGGGAGCGTCGGCGGCGACGAGTCGGGCGCGCTCGCGCTCCGCGAGCTCGCGAGCGCCGGTGTCGACCCCGGGCAGGTGCTCGTCGACGCCGACGAGCCCACCTCGGTGAAGTACGTCATCGTCGACGGCGGCGGCGAGCTCCTGATGTTGGCGAACGACGGCGCCAACGAGTCGTTCACCGCGGCCGGCCTCGACCGCGACACCCTCGCGGCGGCCGATCACCTCCACCTCACGGGCCAGCAGCCGGCGACCGCGGCCGCGCTGGCGACCGCCGCGGGCGAGGCGGGCGCGACCCGCAGCTTCGACCCCGGCCGGCGCGTCGGGGACCGGGAGTTCGAGGCCGCGCTCCACGCGGCCGACGTGCTCTTCTTAAACGCCCGCGAGGCCGACGCGCTGGCCGACTCGACCGACATCGACCCGTGGGAGCCGGACGACCGCGTCGTCGCGATCAAGCTCGGGGACGAGGGCGCGACGATTCGGACTCCCCACGGTGACGTCTCTCACCCCGGCTTCGACGTCGACCCGGTCGACACGGCCGGCGCGGGCGACGCCTTCGCGGCCGGGTTCCTCGGCGCGGCCCTCCGCGAGCCCGAGGTCGTCGACGGCGGGTTCTCGCACGACCCGCGCGACTACCAGGTGCCGCTGCTCGTCGGCAACGCCTGCGGCGCCATCGCGGCCGAGACGGTGACCGCCCGCGCGAACCTCTCGTGGGACCGGGTGCGCGAGGCGATGGGCGAGTCGCCCGAGTCGGACCTCCTGATAGAAGTGCGCGTCTAG
- a CDS encoding ribose 1,5-bisphosphate isomerase — MTEHEPAAAVRETAEAIATMEIRGAATIASAAAEALAEQARAAAASGPTASDPAAFRASMRSAARTLRETRPTAVSLPNALRYVLQRMEGDDVDRLRRSVVDASEAFVDQLDRAQEDLGRVGANRLADGDTVMTHCHSTDALACIEAAVEQGKSISAVVKETRPRQQGHITAEQLRDAGVPVTLIVDSAARRYLDEVDHVVVGADSIAADGGVINKIGTSGLAVNARERGVPIMTAAQTIKLHPETLTGHTVEIEMRDEAEVIDPAAREEIGEIDVENPAFDVTPPRYMDAIVTEQGQFPPESIVTLMRELFGEGAAEPWAEP, encoded by the coding sequence ATGACCGAGCACGAGCCGGCGGCCGCGGTGCGCGAGACCGCCGAGGCGATCGCGACGATGGAGATCCGCGGGGCGGCGACCATCGCCTCGGCCGCGGCGGAGGCGCTCGCCGAGCAGGCGCGCGCGGCCGCGGCGAGCGGGCCGACCGCGAGCGACCCGGCGGCGTTCCGCGCGTCGATGCGTTCCGCGGCCCGGACCCTCCGCGAGACGCGCCCCACGGCCGTCTCGCTGCCGAACGCCCTCCGATACGTCCTCCAGCGGATGGAGGGCGACGACGTCGATCGGCTCCGCCGGAGCGTGGTCGACGCGAGCGAGGCGTTCGTCGACCAGCTCGACCGCGCGCAGGAGGACCTCGGGCGGGTGGGCGCGAACCGCCTCGCCGACGGCGACACGGTGATGACCCACTGCCACTCGACGGACGCGCTCGCGTGCATCGAGGCCGCCGTCGAACAGGGGAAGTCGATCTCGGCGGTCGTCAAGGAGACGCGCCCGCGCCAGCAGGGCCACATCACCGCGGAACAGCTCCGCGACGCCGGCGTCCCGGTGACCCTCATCGTCGACTCCGCGGCCCGGCGCTACCTCGACGAGGTCGACCACGTCGTCGTCGGGGCCGACTCGATCGCGGCCGACGGCGGCGTGATCAACAAGATCGGCACGTCGGGGCTCGCGGTCAACGCCCGCGAGCGCGGTGTCCCGATCATGACCGCGGCCCAGACGATCAAGCTCCACCCGGAGACGCTGACGGGCCACACCGTCGAGATCGAGATGCGCGACGAGGCGGAGGTGATCGACCCCGCGGCCCGCGAGGAGATCGGCGAGATCGACGTCGAGAACCCCGCCTTCGACGTGACGCCGCCGCGGTACATGGACGCGATCGTCACCGAGCAGGGGCAGTTCCCGCCCGAGAGCATCGTGACGCTGATGCGGGAGCTGTTCGGCGAGGGCGCCGCGGAGCCGTGGGCGGAGCCATGA
- a CDS encoding class II aldolase/adducin family protein, translating to MSWDATDPDPDLLRDARESVVEYAPALAELTPGRTGNLSVRDGDAVAVTPTGVPYDSFDADDVPVVSLDGERLAGRMAPSSEVPMHTGIYKHDRPGAIVHTHSPWATTMATLGRKLPPVHYMIVSVGREVPLADYAPYGTEELAANAVAAMAEAGSDAAILANHGLVVTGPDIETAVENTHHVEDLCRLYLRASAVGEPTVLTDDQLATVEERFESYGQQPAADGE from the coding sequence GTGAGTTGGGACGCGACCGATCCCGACCCGGATCTGCTCCGCGACGCCCGGGAGTCGGTCGTCGAGTACGCGCCGGCGCTCGCCGAGCTGACGCCCGGCCGGACCGGGAACCTCAGCGTCCGCGACGGCGACGCGGTCGCGGTGACACCGACGGGCGTTCCGTACGACTCCTTCGACGCCGACGACGTGCCGGTGGTCTCGCTCGACGGGGAGCGGCTGGCGGGCCGGATGGCGCCGTCGAGCGAGGTGCCGATGCACACGGGAATCTACAAACACGACCGCCCGGGCGCGATCGTCCACACCCACTCGCCGTGGGCGACGACGATGGCGACGCTCGGCCGGAAGCTGCCGCCGGTCCACTACATGATCGTCTCGGTGGGCCGGGAGGTGCCGCTCGCCGACTACGCGCCGTACGGGACCGAGGAGTTGGCCGCGAACGCCGTCGCCGCGATGGCCGAGGCCGGCTCCGACGCGGCGATCCTCGCGAACCACGGCCTCGTGGTGACCGGGCCGGACATCGAGACCGCCGTGGAGAACACGCACCACGTCGAGGACCTCTGCCGGCTCTACCTCCGGGCGTCGGCGGTCGGCGAGCCCACCGTCCTCACCGACGACCAGCTGGCGACCGTCGAGGAGCGGTTCGAGAGCTACGGGCAGCAGCCGGCCGCGGACGGGGAGTAG
- a CDS encoding HAD family hydrolase, with the protein MSYEAVCFDLDDTLYPYPPCNEAGKRAALAAFRERGYDMDRGTFDELYATARRAAKRETAGTAASHDRHIYFKRALRRHAGERDAATALALGDAYWEGYATEMELCDGVESVFDALAAAGVDVAVVTNLTTRVQLQKLARLGIDDRIDRLVTSEEVGREKPSALPFTTALAGFDCRPSEALMVGDNVEADVVGANAVGMDTALFVAGGDAPSDDELRGPRRPDHRLDVFADLTEVAL; encoded by the coding sequence ATGAGCTACGAGGCGGTGTGTTTCGACCTCGACGACACCCTCTACCCGTACCCCCCCTGCAACGAGGCCGGCAAGCGGGCGGCGCTCGCGGCGTTCCGCGAGCGCGGGTACGACATGGACCGCGGGACGTTCGACGAGCTGTACGCGACCGCGCGGCGGGCGGCGAAGCGCGAGACCGCCGGCACCGCCGCCTCCCACGACCGGCACATCTACTTCAAGCGCGCGCTCCGGCGCCACGCGGGCGAGCGAGACGCCGCGACCGCGCTCGCGCTCGGCGACGCCTACTGGGAGGGGTACGCGACCGAGATGGAGCTGTGCGACGGCGTCGAGTCGGTCTTCGACGCGCTCGCGGCGGCGGGGGTCGACGTCGCCGTCGTGACCAACCTCACCACTCGGGTCCAGCTGCAGAAGCTCGCGCGGCTCGGGATCGACGACCGGATCGACCGGCTCGTCACCTCCGAGGAGGTGGGCCGCGAGAAGCCGAGCGCGCTCCCCTTCACGACCGCGCTCGCGGGGTTCGACTGCCGGCCGAGCGAGGCGCTGATGGTCGGCGACAACGTCGAGGCCGACGTCGTCGGCGCGAACGCGGTCGGGATGGACACGGCGCTGTTCGTCGCCGGCGGCGACGCGCCGAGCGACGACGAACTCCGGGGACCGCGGCGTCCGGACCACCGCCTCGACGTCTTCGCCGACCTGACGGAGGTGGCGCTGTGA
- a CDS encoding CheF family chemotaxis protein, whose amino-acid sequence MSDGGGEYKVTDTQGRFAVAVREGRKVSDVSWTPGRVLLSNRRLILAGNDGKRTIPLSELRGLGGRHDANQSVARVSNYVSFDLGDQVLLVAASDHESFERDVYRALLDQRTVTAKHPAIEGGVVQETEWEQARVKIDENGLNAALESGAFVEFDLDDISGLDAAKRTVNGEKKPVIEVSHTDDEGTSIETHVAGDPNRMRFVEAWLRKGEERSSTNVDLSSRDREVLMALYSGVSPFEIPSFLGMDVDAVEETFERLVDLDVVEEVRVRREVALNSRGRNIASEAMNEQ is encoded by the coding sequence ATGTCCGACGGCGGCGGCGAGTACAAGGTGACGGACACCCAGGGGCGCTTCGCGGTCGCCGTCCGCGAGGGACGGAAGGTGAGCGACGTCTCGTGGACGCCGGGGCGAGTGCTCCTCTCGAACCGGCGGCTGATCTTGGCCGGCAACGACGGGAAGCGAACGATCCCCCTCTCGGAGCTCCGGGGGCTGGGCGGGCGCCACGACGCCAACCAGTCGGTCGCGCGCGTCTCCAACTACGTGAGCTTCGACCTCGGCGACCAGGTGCTGTTGGTCGCCGCGTCGGACCACGAGTCGTTCGAGCGCGACGTCTACCGGGCCCTGCTCGACCAGCGAACGGTGACCGCCAAACACCCCGCGATCGAGGGCGGCGTCGTCCAGGAGACCGAGTGGGAGCAGGCCCGCGTGAAGATCGACGAGAACGGGCTCAACGCCGCCTTGGAAAGCGGCGCGTTCGTGGAGTTCGACCTCGACGACATCAGCGGCCTCGACGCCGCCAAACGCACGGTCAACGGCGAGAAGAAGCCCGTCATCGAGGTGTCCCACACCGACGACGAGGGCACCAGCATCGAGACGCACGTCGCCGGCGATCCCAACCGGATGCGGTTCGTCGAGGCGTGGCTCCGGAAGGGCGAGGAGCGCAGTTCGACGAACGTCGACCTCTCCAGCCGCGACCGGGAGGTGTTGATGGCGCTGTACTCCGGCGTCTCGCCGTTCGAGATCCCCTCGTTCCTCGGGATGGACGTCGACGCGGTCGAGGAGACGTTCGAACGGCTCGTCGACCTCGACGTGGTCGAGGAGGTGCGGGTGCGCCGCGAGGTGGCGCTCAACTCCCGCGGCCGGAACATCGCCAGCGAGGCGATGAACGAGCAGTAG
- a CDS encoding HEAT repeat domain-containing protein: MSLYQYARDGNAERLRDALSSDSAAVRRRAAEFLGEVGDVDDQASVDGLLRAATSDEDAEVRGAAVDALDELGQAALEQLLEELTGIGGSEAEWVTARKFARALKADRPELRMAAANALGGLDDASGLRHLVEALDDEDSRVRLRACQACGTFADPRSVPALTKRLDDGDPRVRRAAANALGNVGTDRALSPLLDLLDDGDESLRRIAAGALGKANNPEPVEPLARALGDESAVVRNAAVYSVIELLSNVPTQQSHAVRDRVVSELKSADDATVVEPLVEILTDGQQDRQRRNAAWILGRVAEPESADAVEALAGALADEDPQTAQFAATSLKSLGGPIVEDRLLDRLGTEHPEDARAKAVFVLGQVGGQETLNRLEELTDDESSAVRQRVFSAVSKLRAGGP, encoded by the coding sequence ATGTCGCTGTACCAGTACGCTCGAGACGGGAACGCGGAGCGGCTCAGGGACGCGCTGAGCAGCGACAGCGCCGCGGTCCGGCGGCGGGCGGCCGAGTTCCTCGGCGAGGTCGGCGACGTCGACGACCAGGCATCGGTCGACGGGCTCCTCCGCGCGGCGACGAGCGACGAGGACGCGGAGGTCCGCGGGGCCGCCGTCGACGCGCTCGACGAGCTCGGACAGGCGGCGCTCGAACAGCTGCTCGAAGAGCTCACCGGCATCGGCGGCTCCGAGGCGGAGTGGGTCACCGCCCGCAAGTTCGCGCGCGCGCTCAAGGCCGACCGCCCGGAGCTCCGGATGGCGGCCGCGAACGCGCTCGGCGGACTCGACGACGCGAGCGGGCTCCGACACCTCGTCGAGGCCCTCGACGACGAGGACTCGCGGGTCAGGCTGCGCGCCTGTCAGGCCTGCGGGACGTTCGCGGACCCGCGGTCGGTCCCGGCGCTGACCAAGCGCCTGGACGACGGCGATCCGCGGGTCAGGCGGGCCGCGGCGAACGCGCTCGGAAACGTCGGGACGGACCGGGCGCTCTCGCCGCTGCTCGACCTCCTCGACGACGGCGACGAGTCGCTCCGACGGATCGCGGCCGGCGCGCTCGGGAAGGCGAACAACCCCGAGCCAGTGGAGCCGCTGGCGCGGGCGCTCGGCGACGAGAGCGCGGTCGTCCGCAACGCCGCGGTGTACTCGGTCATCGAGCTGCTGTCGAACGTGCCGACCCAGCAGAGCCACGCGGTGCGGGACCGCGTCGTCTCCGAGCTGAAGTCGGCGGACGACGCCACGGTCGTCGAGCCGCTCGTCGAGATCCTCACGGACGGCCAGCAGGACCGCCAGCGGCGGAACGCGGCGTGGATCCTCGGCCGCGTCGCGGAGCCGGAGTCGGCGGACGCGGTCGAGGCGCTCGCGGGCGCGCTCGCCGACGAGGACCCGCAGACCGCTCAGTTCGCGGCCACGAGCCTCAAGAGCCTCGGCGGGCCGATCGTCGAGGACCGGCTGCTCGACAGACTCGGCACCGAGCACCCGGAGGACGCCCGAGCAAAGGCGGTGTTCGTGCTCGGGCAGGTCGGCGGGCAGGAGACGCTGAACCGGCTCGAAGAGCTAACCGACGACGAGAGCTCCGCGGTCCGGCAGCGGGTGTTCTCCGCGGTGTCCAAGCTCCGGGCGGGGGGTCCATAA
- a CDS encoding CheR family methyltransferase gives MTGETAFEGVLRQIDDTVPFEPGYYNESYLDRRITARMRRRDTESHAEYERLLREDDDEREALMDALTINVTEFFRNPDMWDVLRGVLRERTSEQRRVRVWSAPSADGREPYSVAMLACDDSEIDESRIEVLGSDISEEALDNAREGIYHTTRTTDIAEELAPLSDPDSYVERDGDTFRVRPAVRRLVDFETHDLIRDGARDPFDVVLCRNLLIYIDVDHKGALFDTLEASLADDGVLVLGMTESVPPDRSDRYEPVDKRRRVFGRV, from the coding sequence ATGACCGGCGAGACCGCCTTCGAGGGCGTCCTCCGCCAGATCGACGACACCGTCCCGTTCGAGCCCGGCTACTACAACGAGTCGTACCTCGACCGGCGGATCACGGCGCGGATGCGTCGCCGCGACACGGAGTCGCACGCGGAGTACGAGCGCCTGCTCCGCGAGGACGACGACGAGCGGGAGGCGCTGATGGACGCGCTCACGATCAACGTGACGGAGTTCTTCCGCAACCCCGATATGTGGGACGTGCTCCGCGGCGTGCTCCGCGAGCGGACGAGCGAGCAGCGGCGGGTCCGCGTCTGGTCGGCCCCCTCGGCGGACGGCCGGGAGCCGTACTCGGTCGCGATGCTGGCCTGCGACGACTCCGAGATCGACGAATCGCGGATCGAGGTGCTCGGCTCCGACATCAGCGAGGAGGCGCTCGACAACGCCCGCGAGGGCATCTATCACACGACCCGGACGACGGACATCGCGGAGGAGCTGGCACCGCTCTCGGACCCCGACAGCTACGTCGAGCGCGACGGCGACACCTTCCGGGTCCGACCGGCGGTCAGGCGGCTCGTCGACTTCGAGACGCACGACCTGATCCGCGACGGCGCGCGCGACCCCTTCGACGTCGTGTTGTGCCGTAACCTGCTGATCTATATCGACGTCGACCACAAGGGGGCGCTGTTCGACACGCTGGAGGCGTCGCTCGCCGACGACGGCGTGCTCGTGCTCGGAATGACCGAGAGCGTCCCGCCGGACCGGTCCGACAGGTACGAGCCGGTCGACAAGCGCCGACGGGTGTTCGGGAGGGTCTGA